The Nitrospirae bacterium YQR-1 genome has a window encoding:
- a CDS encoding VWA domain-containing protein, which yields MDFIREFSSALPVFNGGFMFKDPLVLLLIPVLTVLFIISERYTGVPALRFPSAALLSTVPATLKTAAVKYLIVLRVLAMILLVMALARPQKRLDMTTVETKGIDIALAVDLSTSMYAEDFSIKGKRQNRLDAVKEVVRDFIKNRNGDRIAMVAFSARPYTASPLTTDYNYILENLQRLQIGMLEDGTAIGNALSLAINRIKDTKAVSKVVILLTDGRNNTGTISPMVAAEAARALNIKVYTVGAGSKGPAPYPMKDPFGNTVYQQIEIDVDDDTLTSIATQTGGQYYRATDFASLKKIYSEIDKLEKTSFEEKRFFEYKEYFHFLLIPAIVLLLIWVLLKNTFLRTVP from the coding sequence ATGGATTTTATCAGAGAGTTTTCTTCAGCATTGCCGGTTTTTAACGGTGGCTTTATGTTTAAGGACCCACTGGTGCTGTTGTTAATACCCGTGCTGACGGTCTTGTTTATTATAAGTGAACGTTACACCGGAGTGCCGGCTCTGAGGTTTCCCTCTGCTGCACTTTTATCTACCGTCCCCGCTACACTTAAGACGGCGGCGGTAAAGTACCTGATAGTTTTAAGAGTCCTTGCCATGATTTTATTGGTGATGGCCCTTGCAAGACCTCAAAAACGGCTTGATATGACAACGGTAGAGACAAAGGGAATAGATATAGCCCTGGCCGTGGATTTATCAACAAGCATGTATGCGGAGGATTTTTCGATAAAAGGTAAGAGACAAAATCGGCTTGATGCCGTAAAAGAGGTTGTGCGGGATTTTATAAAAAACCGCAACGGTGACAGGATTGCTATGGTGGCTTTTTCTGCAAGGCCATATACGGCAAGCCCGCTTACGACGGATTATAACTACATCCTTGAGAACTTGCAACGTCTTCAGATAGGAATGCTTGAGGACGGCACTGCTATAGGGAACGCTTTGTCCTTGGCTATAAACCGGATTAAAGACACTAAAGCCGTTTCAAAGGTAGTCATTCTTCTAACTGACGGCAGAAACAACACGGGCACAATATCTCCGATGGTGGCCGCCGAGGCCGCCCGTGCTCTTAATATTAAAGTCTATACGGTCGGTGCAGGCTCTAAAGGACCTGCTCCATATCCAATGAAAGACCCATTTGGAAACACCGTCTATCAACAGATTGAAATTGATGTTGATGATGACACGTTAACATCAATTGCCACACAGACCGGCGGTCAGTACTACAGGGCTACCGACTTTGCATCACTTAAGAAAATTTACAGTGAAATAGATAAACTCGAAAAAACCTCTTTTGAAGAAAAGCGTTTTTTTGAGTATAAGGAGTATTTTCATTTTCTCCTTATACCCGCCATAGTGTTGCTTTTGATTTGGGTGTTGCTGAAAAATACATTTTTGAGGACTGTGCCGTGA
- a CDS encoding VWA domain-containing protein, with protein MRFGNFQAVHLLWTAVAVAVLYVLTLRGTRKVLQRFAAPELLKEITHGVSYGRLYLKAAFITVSLLLCIVALMRPQWGFHLEEVKRRSSDVLIAIDVSKSMLASDVKPNRLSRAKLAVNGLIKKLKGDRIGLIGFAGKAFLFAPLTVDYNGFLLALNDLSVKSIPVGGTNIAAAIDEAISIYSKNSAKDKSLILITDGEDLEGDVAEAAQRAQEAGVKVYTTGVGTAAGELIQVTDDKGNVGFLKDENGNIVKSRLDESTLEQIALTTGGGYIRATGVDLGLELIYDEKISHTEKSETEERMEKRYNERFQYPLAVALILLTVEAFIGRGRSEKS; from the coding sequence GTGAGATTTGGGAATTTTCAGGCGGTGCACCTTTTATGGACTGCTGTTGCAGTGGCGGTACTTTATGTGCTTACGTTGAGGGGTACAAGAAAGGTACTTCAAAGGTTTGCCGCCCCTGAGCTTTTAAAGGAAATAACTCATGGGGTAAGCTACGGCAGGTTGTATTTAAAAGCTGCGTTTATAACCGTCTCGCTGCTGTTGTGTATAGTAGCACTAATGAGACCCCAATGGGGGTTTCATCTGGAGGAGGTAAAGCGCCGCTCCTCAGATGTGCTGATTGCTATAGACGTCTCTAAAAGTATGCTTGCCTCAGACGTTAAACCCAACAGACTATCGCGGGCTAAACTTGCCGTAAACGGCCTCATAAAGAAACTCAAAGGCGACCGCATCGGGCTTATCGGCTTTGCCGGCAAGGCGTTTCTGTTTGCACCGCTTACGGTGGATTATAACGGGTTTTTGCTTGCCTTAAACGATCTCAGCGTAAAGTCCATCCCTGTGGGTGGCACAAACATTGCCGCTGCAATTGATGAGGCCATAAGCATATACTCCAAAAACTCCGCTAAAGATAAGTCATTAATTTTAATAACTGACGGCGAAGACCTTGAGGGGGATGTAGCGGAGGCTGCGCAGAGGGCTCAAGAGGCCGGTGTTAAGGTCTATACAACAGGAGTCGGCACTGCCGCAGGGGAGCTAATTCAGGTAACAGACGATAAAGGTAATGTCGGTTTCCTAAAAGACGAAAACGGCAACATTGTCAAGTCACGGCTGGATGAGAGCACTTTAGAGCAAATTGCACTTACTACCGGAGGCGGTTATATCCGTGCAACCGGCGTCGACCTCGGCCTTGAACTTATCTATGATGAAAAGATATCACATACAGAAAAAAGCGAGACGGAAGAGAGAATGGAAAAGCGTTACAACGAGCGATTCCAGTATCCGCTTGCCGTTGCACTGATTTTATTAACTGTTGAGGCATTTATCGGCAGAGGGCGCAGTGAAAAAAGTTGA
- a CDS encoding tetratricopeptide repeat protein, with translation MKKVDMKIIVFFVLMAIFIITPAVASAALFDNPAGEGNYLYKNGKYDEAIKKYGDALKKSPDSGLLNYNAGTAYYKKGDYQQALNHFTKSLATTNPSLEMRSSYNIGNTHYMIGESMEKTDPAEALSLYEGALQYYKRALELNDSDKDARHNYELTSRRIRQLKEEMKKPQNKKNDKDKKGDKDKDKGKDQSKGNDKDKDKQGDDKDRGKQQQDKQGKENDKSQQSAKQDGSVPPSEKMKDNKGKGALPRTMTKEEARMLLEGLENDSVPRAMIDDKNKKGGYPKVTKDW, from the coding sequence GTGAAAAAAGTTGATATGAAAATCATCGTTTTTTTTGTACTTATGGCTATATTTATCATAACGCCTGCCGTTGCAAGCGCCGCCTTATTTGACAACCCTGCCGGAGAGGGCAATTACCTCTATAAAAACGGCAAATACGATGAGGCGATAAAAAAGTATGGGGATGCCCTGAAAAAATCCCCGGATTCCGGCCTCCTCAACTATAACGCAGGCACGGCATATTACAAAAAAGGTGATTATCAGCAGGCGCTAAATCATTTCACGAAATCACTTGCAACAACAAATCCCTCATTAGAGATGCGCTCCAGCTACAATATCGGTAACACCCATTATATGATTGGTGAGTCGATGGAAAAAACCGACCCAGCAGAGGCATTGTCCTTATATGAGGGCGCACTCCAGTACTACAAACGCGCACTGGAACTAAACGACTCCGACAAAGACGCAAGACACAATTATGAGCTTACAAGCAGAAGAATTCGTCAGTTAAAGGAAGAAATGAAGAAACCACAAAATAAGAAAAACGATAAAGATAAAAAAGGTGATAAAGACAAAGATAAGGGTAAAGACCAAAGCAAGGGAAATGATAAAGATAAGGATAAGCAAGGCGATGATAAAGACAGAGGCAAACAGCAACAGGATAAGCAGGGAAAGGAAAATGACAAATCACAACAGAGCGCTAAGCAGGACGGCTCAGTCCCACCCTCTGAGAAAATGAAAGACAACAAAGGCAAAGGGGCCCTACCCCGCACTATGACTAAAGAGGAGGCGAGGATGCTTCTTGAGGGCCTCGAAAACGACAGCGTACCGCGTGCCATGATTGATGATAAGAATAAAAAAGGCGGATACCCGAAAGTGACAAAAGACTGGTAG
- a CDS encoding SGNH/GDSL hydrolase family protein, producing the protein MSRKKNSTFITITLNLFLVITSIVLTLVISEMFFRVYMAIRDPQSFKETRFLSTQTAVALSGSPSQYDAKYGYTYKKNIFLYQSRAIGNRIVVCRAHIKTDEHGNPGDKEGDYASADIKILVFGDSFISYNDLTGGTTMSSVPLQLQKILEKTINKKISVVNFGRGGYGIIQMFELAADVIAVWKPDLVVFAFITDDLGRDRWYWKDDTLNVVPEIATTACDVAILSDPEKSSKLAKLIIKNYYKTTAKLKYPPSIFSSYSFMYSWLKHNDYLYNYRKEHLSGNARLTINSFTQDDAFINALNKINSYKCPYVIVHLSTVNELKEKKEYLFTKEHDRYLLESLAKITGKKIHTTMDNSFQITSTDKIDEMFLLPYDTHPAHKGMVFYGHIISNAIKKEGLLQ; encoded by the coding sequence ATGAGTAGAAAGAAAAACAGCACATTTATAACTATTACCCTGAACTTGTTTCTTGTCATAACTTCAATAGTTTTAACACTGGTGATATCAGAGATGTTTTTCAGGGTGTATATGGCTATAAGAGATCCACAGTCTTTTAAAGAAACAAGGTTTTTGTCAACTCAGACGGCTGTAGCTTTGAGCGGCTCACCGTCACAATATGACGCAAAGTATGGTTACACATATAAAAAAAATATCTTCTTATACCAAAGCCGTGCTATAGGTAACCGTATAGTTGTCTGTAGAGCACATATAAAAACCGATGAACATGGCAATCCAGGCGATAAAGAGGGAGATTACGCCTCTGCAGATATAAAAATTTTAGTTTTCGGTGATAGTTTTATAAGCTACAACGATTTAACCGGTGGTACAACTATGTCATCAGTGCCGTTACAACTGCAAAAGATATTGGAAAAGACAATTAACAAAAAAATCAGCGTTGTTAACTTTGGCAGAGGTGGCTATGGCATCATACAAATGTTTGAGCTTGCAGCCGACGTCATCGCTGTTTGGAAACCCGATTTAGTTGTTTTTGCTTTTATAACTGATGATTTAGGCAGAGACCGCTGGTACTGGAAAGATGACACCCTGAATGTTGTTCCGGAGATAGCCACCACGGCTTGTGATGTGGCAATCTTATCTGACCCGGAAAAAAGTAGTAAATTAGCCAAACTTATTATCAAAAACTACTACAAAACTACCGCAAAATTAAAATATCCTCCTTCAATTTTTTCATCATATTCGTTTATGTATTCATGGCTTAAACATAATGATTACCTGTACAACTATAGAAAAGAACATTTATCGGGCAATGCAAGGTTAACTATTAACAGCTTCACACAAGACGATGCATTTATAAATGCCCTTAATAAGATAAACTCTTACAAGTGCCCTTATGTGATTGTTCACCTGAGTACTGTTAATGAGTTAAAGGAAAAAAAGGAATATTTATTTACAAAGGAACATGACAGATATTTACTTGAAAGTCTGGCTAAAATTACAGGGAAAAAAATTCATACCACTATGGACAACAGTTTTCAAATCACCTCAACAGATAAAATAGATGAAATGTTTTTGCTGCCTTATGATACACATCCAGCGCATAAGGGGATGGTATTTTATGGACATATCATAAGCAATGCTATAAAAAAAGAAGGGTTATTGCAATAA
- a CDS encoding formylglycine-generating enzyme family protein — protein sequence MVSIIVKVETITGAVIALCFLVSVMGLTANASPDINNLQMVFVKGGCFLTGDALNAAGSGIKQAHMECLNDFYIGIYQVTQQQWKEVMEYNPSTFIKEGNYPVENVSWSDVQMFIKRLNTISAKRYRLPTEAEWEYACSGGGKKLKFHEAAGGVYIWDDVNSGSAAGSAGHNGDSYWIQDMAETLWKWFKNMYYQYISLFKSHSNPALDGLGDLHALGGGLWGSFINDVRCSSRYFGDSPGYKSGDFGFRLAIDK from the coding sequence GTGGTTAGTATAATTGTAAAAGTGGAAACGATAACCGGAGCAGTGATAGCGTTGTGTTTTCTGGTATCAGTTATGGGACTAACAGCAAATGCCTCACCGGATATAAACAACCTTCAAATGGTGTTTGTTAAGGGAGGCTGCTTTCTGACAGGAGATGCTCTCAATGCAGCAGGCTCCGGGATAAAACAGGCGCATATGGAGTGTTTAAACGATTTTTATATAGGAATCTATCAGGTAACGCAACAGCAGTGGAAAGAGGTAATGGAGTATAACCCTTCTACTTTTATAAAAGAGGGAAATTACCCTGTGGAGAATGTTAGCTGGTCAGATGTGCAGATGTTTATAAAAAGATTGAATACTATAAGTGCTAAGAGGTATAGATTACCGACAGAGGCTGAGTGGGAATATGCATGTAGCGGAGGCGGGAAAAAGTTGAAATTCCATGAGGCTGCCGGCGGTGTTTATATCTGGGATGACGTCAATTCCGGTAGTGCCGCAGGCTCTGCAGGACACAACGGCGATAGTTATTGGATACAGGACATGGCGGAGACGCTGTGGAAGTGGTTTAAGAATATGTATTATCAGTACATATCGTTATTTAAAAGCCATAGCAATCCTGCTTTGGATGGTTTGGGTGATTTACACGCTCTTGGCGGGGGATTGTGGGGCAGTTTCATTAATGATGTGCGATGTTCAAGCCGGTACTTCGGAGACTCTCCGGGGTACAAAAGCGGTGATTTCGGTTTTCGTCTTGCCATTGATAAATGA
- a CDS encoding cupin domain-containing protein yields MAEILELKKFINFNSEKFTRQMLSDKPEMRVALMCLEPGQEITPHKAPLRLMMYCVEGSGVFTVGEEEIEADAKTAILCDPLVPHGFKASKGERLVVMAVVTPADTE; encoded by the coding sequence ATGGCGGAGATTTTAGAATTAAAGAAATTCATAAATTTTAATTCGGAGAAATTTACACGGCAGATGCTTTCAGATAAGCCTGAGATGAGAGTGGCACTGATGTGTTTAGAACCCGGGCAGGAGATAACCCCTCATAAGGCCCCACTGAGGCTCATGATGTACTGTGTGGAAGGCAGCGGGGTTTTTACAGTCGGGGAAGAGGAAATCGAGGCTGATGCAAAGACCGCTATTCTTTGTGACCCGCTGGTACCGCATGGTTTTAAGGCTTCCAAAGGGGAAAGGCTTGTCGTTATGGCTGTTGTTACACCGGCGGATACAGAATAA
- a CDS encoding cold shock domain-containing protein, with the protein MAKGKVKWFNVSKGFGFITNEDGKDVFVHHSSIKGNGFKSLAEGEAVSFDIEKDPKGLRAINVVKL; encoded by the coding sequence ATGGCTAAAGGTAAAGTCAAGTGGTTTAATGTATCCAAAGGTTTTGGATTTATTACCAATGAAGATGGTAAAGATGTTTTTGTTCACCACTCTTCTATTAAGGGTAACGGTTTTAAATCCCTTGCCGAAGGTGAAGCTGTCAGTTTTGACATCGAAAAAGACCCGAAGGGCCTTAGGGCAATTAATGTAGTTAAACTTTAA
- a CDS encoding AarF/UbiB family protein encodes MPLSFSDNILKGLPDDIVQMAHSFICGVESFKDTGKLLRIPEVMSLFKQHRETICKNLIEISGLCECVPQRYEKFRPIVYDGAMLLLAGISVKRFMEILLAQEALPPGAPVGERLLSLSGEFPMLHKLGQIVARNPEMDKHFSHWLIKLENSTITDGLDGIKRKILRELGDSIVKKFQISPGSEVLSQASVASVVDFTWVNEGRQIEGVFKTLRPGVSKKLKEEVGILDKMAEFFVQNREKYEMPEFKFIETFADIKEALLREIYLINEQVNLKRAKDFYKTDKRIRVPEPFHFSVPAVTAMERIRGVKVTEAGLNQSQKKKCAGLLFDCFFFNTLFSTEETAIFHGDPHAGNIFLVFSETAEGGVADVALLDWSLTGELTTEQRAIMLKLVISIALRDRPETLRAVQMLSSTNGFSTLDRDMVIGEIMESFNKPSGKFIEKALNLLDVLSLRGIKFPTELLLFRKAIFTLNGLLQALDDEFDMDNRLFGFLLKHLPDEIPQRWFYSFFPYFETREAYKTMLTNAELLRLGASIAMETI; translated from the coding sequence ATGCCGCTTAGTTTCAGCGATAATATTTTAAAGGGACTACCTGACGATATTGTTCAAATGGCGCATTCCTTTATTTGCGGCGTAGAGTCGTTCAAAGACACAGGGAAACTGCTTAGAATTCCTGAGGTCATGTCTTTGTTTAAACAGCACAGGGAAACCATCTGTAAAAACCTTATAGAAATATCGGGACTTTGTGAGTGTGTGCCGCAGAGGTACGAAAAATTTCGTCCTATAGTATATGACGGTGCAATGCTGTTACTTGCCGGCATTTCTGTTAAGAGGTTCATGGAAATTCTGCTGGCTCAGGAAGCACTTCCACCCGGCGCTCCCGTGGGTGAGCGTTTACTTAGTCTTTCAGGGGAATTCCCCATGCTTCATAAACTTGGGCAGATAGTAGCAAGAAATCCCGAAATGGATAAACACTTCAGCCACTGGCTCATAAAGCTTGAAAACAGCACCATAACAGACGGCTTAGACGGTATAAAGAGAAAAATTCTGAGAGAGTTGGGGGATAGTATAGTTAAGAAGTTCCAGATATCACCGGGCTCTGAGGTGCTCTCTCAGGCAAGTGTTGCCTCTGTTGTTGACTTCACATGGGTTAATGAGGGGCGTCAAATAGAAGGAGTTTTTAAAACACTACGGCCCGGCGTTTCTAAAAAACTTAAAGAAGAGGTAGGCATTTTAGATAAAATGGCTGAATTTTTTGTGCAAAACAGAGAGAAATATGAGATGCCTGAGTTTAAATTTATTGAAACATTTGCAGACATAAAAGAAGCGCTTCTGCGGGAAATTTATCTGATAAATGAGCAGGTTAACTTAAAGCGTGCAAAAGATTTCTATAAAACAGATAAACGTATCAGAGTGCCTGAGCCCTTTCATTTTTCGGTGCCGGCAGTTACCGCCATGGAAAGAATACGGGGGGTGAAGGTCACAGAGGCCGGACTTAATCAGTCTCAGAAAAAAAAATGTGCAGGCCTGCTTTTTGACTGTTTCTTTTTTAACACTCTTTTTAGCACAGAGGAGACTGCTATTTTCCATGGTGACCCACATGCCGGAAATATTTTTCTGGTTTTTTCAGAAACTGCTGAAGGTGGTGTTGCTGATGTGGCATTACTTGACTGGAGCCTAACTGGGGAGCTTACAACAGAACAACGTGCTATAATGTTAAAGCTTGTTATAAGTATTGCTCTCAGGGACAGGCCGGAAACCCTGAGGGCTGTACAGATGCTTTCCTCCACAAATGGCTTTAGTACATTGGACAGAGATATGGTTATAGGGGAAATCATGGAGTCTTTCAATAAACCTTCCGGTAAATTTATAGAAAAAGCCCTTAATCTGCTTGATGTCTTGTCGCTAAGAGGAATAAAATTTCCAACAGAACTGTTGCTTTTCAGAAAAGCGATTTTTACCTTAAATGGACTCTTGCAGGCTCTTGACGATGAATTTGATATGGATAACCGTCTTTTTGGTTTTTTACTGAAACACCTGCCGGATGAGATACCACAAAGATGGTTCTATAGTTTTTTCCCATATTTTGAAACAAGGGAAGCATACAAGACAATGCTCACTAATGCCGAGCTGTTGAGGCTTGGTGCATCAATTGCAATGGAGACGATTTAA
- a CDS encoding fused MFS/spermidine synthase, with amino-acid sequence MHGQYGKESVLYRKQSLYNNLVVTCCGSRVTLWSPEGVRQSVFDMDNPAVPGLEYAKYMLLALTFIPAPGSVVAIGLGGGTIPMALSELLQKCLIHVVEIDSEVLSIANNFFGFKEAPLMRVFIEDGYIFIKNSTDLYDIALVDAYKGGSQPKALSSKLFFHNLAKTLRPEGLCVINLVTTDSESLNNTISNMKTVFKNTWYIQCKTSRNVVYFASNYDYDKLILVANIRKIQELLSLGYLEILQHTKKLQGDNGWGAVTRFLKRLFLDGILF; translated from the coding sequence ATGCATGGACAGTATGGTAAGGAATCTGTGTTGTATCGTAAGCAAAGCCTGTACAATAACCTTGTTGTAACCTGTTGTGGCAGCAGGGTAACACTATGGTCACCGGAGGGAGTAAGGCAGAGTGTTTTTGATATGGATAACCCTGCGGTCCCTGGTCTTGAGTACGCTAAGTATATGCTCCTTGCCCTTACCTTTATCCCTGCCCCTGGCTCTGTTGTTGCAATAGGACTGGGCGGCGGAACAATCCCAATGGCACTGTCTGAGCTATTGCAAAAGTGTCTCATTCATGTGGTGGAAATAGACAGCGAGGTTCTGAGTATTGCAAACAATTTTTTTGGTTTTAAAGAAGCACCTTTGATGAGAGTATTTATTGAGGACGGTTACATTTTTATTAAAAACTCCACCGATTTATATGATATAGCCTTGGTGGACGCATATAAGGGGGGCAGTCAGCCCAAGGCTTTGTCTTCAAAGTTGTTTTTCCACAATCTTGCTAAAACACTAAGGCCTGAGGGGCTCTGTGTCATAAATCTGGTAACCACTGACAGTGAAAGTCTCAACAATACTATAAGCAATATGAAGACGGTCTTTAAGAACACATGGTATATTCAATGTAAGACTTCAAGAAATGTGGTTTACTTTGCGTCAAATTATGATTATGACAAGCTAATTTTAGTCGCAAATATTAGAAAAATACAGGAGTTGCTGTCTTTGGGGTATTTGGAAATTTTACAACATACTAAAAAGCTTCAAGGTGATAATGGCTGGGGTGCTGTAACAAGGTTTCTTAAAAGGCTCTTTTTAGATGGAATTTTATTTTGA
- a CDS encoding PfkB family carbohydrate kinase — MMVAGIGQCSLDNLAFIDTYPSEDMKCEVTPWLAQGGGPVATALVALSRLGVSTRFMGLVSDDSTGQIIISELVREGVDISFMVKVPGYQSQLAFILVNRENGRRTIFWSRPTFGNLKGDNISDSFFSGVDMLHLDGLMLEAAIEAATAAKLKNIPVMLDVGTLRDGTEQLLPLCDYIVCSEDFSTSYCENHTTTLKNLLAAGAKAATVTLGQKGSITATADKYFHFPACKIKPVDTTGAGDVFHGGYIYGLLSGWPIEEVIKFATALAAAKCLKLGGRTGIPDIIEITEFMKKHELYQVAFNRLTPLASSKAQGRTLP, encoded by the coding sequence ATGATGGTGGCAGGTATTGGACAGTGCTCGCTTGATAATCTTGCTTTCATTGATACATATCCTTCCGAGGACATGAAATGTGAGGTAACGCCGTGGCTTGCCCAGGGTGGAGGCCCGGTGGCAACAGCCCTTGTTGCATTAAGCCGTCTGGGAGTCTCAACCAGATTTATGGGCTTAGTCTCTGATGATAGCACAGGCCAAATAATAATCTCCGAGCTTGTAAGAGAAGGTGTTGATATCAGCTTTATGGTAAAAGTGCCGGGATATCAATCTCAACTCGCCTTTATTTTGGTCAACAGGGAAAATGGCAGAAGAACTATTTTTTGGTCACGGCCTACTTTTGGGAATCTTAAAGGAGATAACATAAGTGATTCATTTTTCTCAGGGGTTGACATGCTTCATCTTGACGGGCTTATGCTTGAGGCCGCAATTGAAGCCGCCACAGCGGCAAAACTAAAAAATATCCCCGTAATGCTTGATGTGGGTACTCTCAGAGACGGCACAGAACAATTACTGCCACTGTGTGACTATATCGTGTGCTCGGAAGATTTTAGTACAAGTTATTGCGAAAATCATACAACAACATTAAAAAACCTTCTTGCTGCAGGCGCTAAAGCTGCAACTGTAACATTAGGCCAAAAGGGCAGCATCACAGCAACGGCAGATAAATACTTTCATTTCCCGGCCTGTAAAATTAAACCTGTTGACACAACCGGAGCCGGTGACGTCTTTCATGGCGGGTATATTTACGGCTTACTCAGTGGCTGGCCGATTGAAGAGGTTATAAAATTTGCCACAGCCTTAGCCGCCGCTAAATGCCTTAAATTGGGAGGTAGAACCGGTATCCCTGATATCATTGAAATCACAGAGTTTATGAAAAAACATGAATTATACCAAGTTGCATTCAATCGTCTAACTCCGTTGGCTTCGTCAAAAGCTCAGGGGCGTACTCTTCCCTAA